The Deinococcus detaillensis genomic interval TCAGTTCACTGCCGATCATCACCCAATAGCCTTTGATGTGCGGGAAATTGTCTAAATAAATGCGGGCCACTGCTAAGTTCCTGAGATCGTCTAAGCCGGTGGTGTAATCGGTCTTGCCCAGGTTCTGCGCCAACGTGTTGCCCATCGGTTGAAAGGCCAGCGGGATGAAAGCGTGGAAGCCGCCGGTTTCATCTTGTAAGTTCCGGAGGCGGTCCATATGATCGAGCCGTTCTTCTAAAGTTTCGATGTGGCCGTAAAGCATGGTGGCGTTGGTTCTCATGTTGAGCGAATGGGCTTCACGGTGAATTTGAATCCACTTTTCGGCCTTGACTTTGTTTTTGGCGACTTGCTTGCGGACTCGGTCGGCAAAAATCTCAGCCCCGCCGCCCGGCATGGCGCTCAGGCCCGCCGCTTGCAGCTCGCGCAAAACTTCCAGTGTGGGTTTCTTGCTGATTTTGGAAAGGTGCTCGATCTCGGCTGCCGTAAAGGCCTTGACCTGCAACTCGGGAAAGTTGGCTTTGAGCTTGCTGACCATCTCGGGGTAAAAGCTCCACGGGCGGTTGGGGTGGTGGCCGCTGGACATGTGCAGCTCGGTCAGGCCCGGCTCGTACTTGGCCCGCACCTGCTCGACCACCGCGTCGGCGTCGTAGTCCCAGGCCCGCTCCTCACCTTTGTGGGCGGCGAAGGCGCAAAAAGTGCAGCCGACATAGCAGATGTTGGTGAATTCGAGGCGCATTGAGTGGACGAAGTAAGTTTTGTCGCCGTGCTGACGCTCGCGCACCAGATTGGCCAGGCGCATCAGGGCGTTCACATCGGGCGTGTCAAACAGCACCATGCCCTCTTTGAAGCTCAGGCGCTGGCCCGCTTCCACTTTGGCGATAATGGGGGTCATTTCGGGGTCACGGGACTGAATCATGGCTCTATGCTACGCCTGTGGAGGCGGGGGAAACGTCCTGCTTGAGACAATAATCACAACTTTAGCGTCGCCGCTCCAGCCGCGCCTTCATCTCCGGCCACTCTGTATCCGTGACGCTAAACATCACCGTGTCGCGCTCACTTCCGTCTGTTCTGACCATGTGCTTGCGCATCACGCCCTCGCGCACTGCCCCCAGCGCCGCAATCGCCGTTTGCGAGCGCACGTTGACGGCGTCGGTCTTGATTTCCACCCGCCGCATTTGCATCACCTCAAAAGCGTGGGTCAGTTGCAGCAGCTTCAAAGCGCGGTTGGCCCCACTCCGCAGATACGCCGGAGCCAGCCAGGTGCTGCCGATTTCCAGCCGTTTGTGCTCCGGGTGCATCTCCATATACCGGGTGCTGCCCGCGTACTCTCCGCCGACCAATGACACGAACGGCATCTGGTCGGGAGCCTCCAGCGCGGCGGTGAAATAAGCCCTGAGCACCGGCGAAGTCCCCATCTGGGCGTACTCGTGCGGCGCTTGAGCAGCCAACTGCATGAGCGGCTCCACGTCGCTGTCTTGGAGGGGGCGCAGGGTGTAAAAGCCGTCAGAAAGAGTCAGGTCGTGGCGCATGGTGCTCCGAACTCTAGCTCAGAAGTTGCTTCCTAAAATTTCTCCCTAGAATTTTATGGTCGCCAGCACCTGCTCGAAGGTTTTGTTGACCCGCTCGAAGGCTTGGCTGGGCACCGTCAGTTGGAAGCTGTAAAAGTTCTTGGCTCCGTTACCGAACCACACCCGCATCACCAGCGTGCCTTCCTTGCTGGTGATGACATACTGGCGCATCAGCCCCGAAACCCCGCCGTAATTGGCCAGCTTTTCGCCTTTGAAAGTCAGGGCCGAGCCGCTTCCCTCCACCGCTTTTTCGAAACTGCTGAACTCAGACTTGAGATCTACTTTTTTGCCGTTTTTGGGAATGTACAGCAGCCGCATCAGCGCAGCGGGCGGCTGAGGCTGCGAAGCAATGGTGATGCCGCCGAGACCGTCTTTGAGGTTGAGGCCGACCCAGCCTCTGGGCAAGCTGACGTCAAACGGCAACTTGGCGTCGGTCACTTTGACGAGGGGGGTTTGGCCGGCAGCGGTCTGGGCCTGTGCCGAAACGCCGAGCAGGGCCGCGCCGGTCAGCGCAAACCGGAGGGCAGGGGCGAGCAGGGCATGAAACTTCATAGCTGCCATGCTAGCGGCTGGGGATGAGCAGCGCCTAGTCACCTTGAGCGTTACCTTGAGTGGCCCCAGCCTCTATCATGCCGAGATGCAGCACGCGCCTTTCACGGCCCTCGCCCGCGTTTACGACGCGATTATGGCCGATATCGAATACGACGTTTGGGCGGATTTCATTCTCAGCTACGCCGCAGAAGCGGGCCTGAGCATCACCAGCGCCCTCGATTTGGCCTGCGGCACGGGCGGCCTGACCCAGCAACTCGCAGCCCTGAAGCTGGAAGTGACGGGCCTAGACGCCAGCCCTGAAATGCTCAAGGTCGCTGCTGAGCGAATGCCGGGGGTGAGGTTTGTGCATGGCGATTTGCGAACCTTTGAACTGGGAAGAACATTTGATCTTGTCACCTGCGTCTTTGACAGCGTCAACAACCTGACCGCAGACGGTGATCTGGAGTTGACTCTGCGGCAAATGCACGCCCACCTGAGTCCCGGCGGCTTGCTGGCCTTTGATGTCAACACCCGCATCGGCGTGCGCGAGTTGTGGGAAGGCGATAGCATCGAAGGTTTAGAACCCCTGCCAGACGGTTCACAGGTGCATTATCACTGGTCGCACCATTACAACGCCGAGCAGGATGTGGGTGTGGTGCAGGCTTTTTGCCGTGTGCTGAGCGAGGACGGAGAAACCGAGGAGTTCGTGGAAACCCATCAGGAGCGCGGTTACGACCCTGCCGAACTCGCCGCTGCGCTCGGGGCAGCGGGCTTTGAGCGCTGGGAGATCTTGGAATACCCTGACTACGCTCCGCCGGAAGCCGACTGCCCCCGCGTGTGGGTCTTTGCGTGGAGAGCCACCGATGAATGAAACAGACCCGTTGCAAAAGATGGTGGTGCTGGGCGCGGGCGGCTGGGGCACGGCGCTGGCCGTCACTTTGGCTCAGACCCACGCTGAGGTGACGCTGTGGGCGCGGCGCGAGGAGTTGGCAGCGCAGTTGCGGGAAAGCCGCATCAATTCGGCTTACCTGCCGGGAGTGAGCTTGCCCGCCAACGTGCGGATCACCAGCGACCTGAGCGCCGCTGTGGAGGGCGCGGACTGGGCATTTTTGGTGGTTCCGAGTGTAGGCATGAGTGATTTGCTCTCGGCTCTGCCGCCCCAGCTCGGCGCGGTGCTGTGCGCCAAGGGACTGGCTCCAGCGGGGCAGCGCCTCAGCGAGTTGGCTACTGGGCTCGGCTTTGGGCGCGTCGCGGTGCTGAGCGGCCCCAACCACGCCGAGGAAATCGGGCTGGGCTTGCCTGCTGCGACGGTGGTGGCCAGCAAAGACGCCGAGTTTGCCCGCACAGTTCAGGCCCACCTGATGACGCCCAATCTGCGCGTGTACACCAGCTCAGACGTGGTGGGCGTGGAACTCGGCGGCGTGCTCAAAAACGTGGTGGCGGTGGCTGCGGGCCTCGGCGACGGCCTGAAGCTGGGCGACAATGCCCGCGCCAGCGTGATTACGCGGGGCCTGCGCGAGATGGCCCGCTACCTCGCCAGTCAGGGAGCGCAGGAAGACACGGTTTACGGCTTGAGCGGACTGGGCGATCTGGTCGCCACCGCCACCAGCCGCCACTCGCGCAACCGCGCCGCCGGAGAAGCGCTGGCACGCGGCGTTGCTCCGGAAGGCGGCGGCAAAGTGGTCGAGGGCCTGCGAACGGCGCGGCTGCTTTCGGCCTGGGCGCAGGAGAGCGGCGCAGAATTGCCGATTGTGCAGGGGGTAGCCGCCGTCGCGGGAGGCCAGCTTTCGCCGCAAGAAGCGCTCTCGGCCCTGATGCAGCGGGAAGCCAAAGCCGAGGGCTAGCGGGTTCCATCACCCAGACTTCAGAAACACTCGGCACAATCAGGAGCATGACGCTTCGCCGCTTTTCACTGACCGCGCCTTTGGTTCTCGGCTTGCTGCTCAGCTCCGCTCACGCTGCGCCGCTGCCTTGCCCGCTGGCCGCCAAGTTGGACATCAACACCTACCTGACCCTCAGCTTGGAGCAGTGGAGCGAGGCCGATCAAGATCAGGGCAGCGCGGCGTATGCCGAGTGCCAAGCCAGCCAACTCACCGACACCCTCGGCAACTCGCCACAACTGCGTGAACGCATTGTCAAGCTGCGAACCCTCTACCGCACCTTGCGCGAACTCGAAGGCTCATTGGCCTATGCGATGGCGGGCGGCGGCACGATGCACTCGCACGCCGTACCGCGCAGTTATCCCGAAATTGAGGGCACGCTCTCCAGTGTGGCGGCTTTGGTTCTGAGTCCGGTGGGTGGACAGACGGCGGGCCGTTTTACGCTCAGCTTGAACGCTTCCAAAAAAGCCTTTGAAGACCGCATCAAAGCCCTCAAGGTTTGGAAGCCCAAAGCCGCCGCCAGCACCAGTGCTTACGACGCCAAGACCTTTGGGGCCGACGTGACCCGCTACGCTCAAGCCGGCGCGGAACTGATGAAGTTGCTCGGCAGCAAGGGAGACGCCGCCACCGCCGCCGCGTACCTGCCGCTGCAATCGCCGCTCTTTCTGGACGAGTATTTGAGAGAGTTTTGAGGCTGAGAGAAGGTGGTTATGGTGAACTGCTCTTTGCTCAGCTCCAGTTCTTAGGCTGCTCGGCCAGGCCGAAGTGCCACGCCACTGCCTGCGCGATGCGGCCCGCCGCTTGCCCATCGCCGTAGGGATTGCGCGAGGCCCGCATCTGCTCCAGCGTGGCGGGGTTGCCGAGCAGCTCCAGCAAAGTGGCTTCTACCTGTGCCGGGTCGTTGCCGGCCAGTTTCAATACGCCCGCCGCCAAGCCTTCGGGCCGCTCGGTGACGTTCCTGAGCACCGCCACCGGCACGCCCAGCGCCGCGCCTTCTTCCTGGAGGCCGCCCGAATCGGTGGCCAGCAGTAGAGAGGCGGCCATCAACGGGGCCATGTCGTGATAATCCAGCGGGTCGGTGAGTTCTACGTTGGCGAGGTTGCCCAGCGCAGGCCGCACCGCCTCGCGCACGGCCGGATTGAGATGCACCGGATACACGAAATACAGCTCGGGGTGAGCGCGGGCCACGTTGGCTAGAGCCTGCGCCATTTCGGGCATCATCGGCAGATTTTCGCGTCGGTGCATGGTGATGGTCACCAGCTGCTGTCCAGCGTCTAATTTGGCTTGCCACTCGGGCCGCAGCGCCGCGCGTCCGGCCACCATCCGTACCGCGTCCACAGCGGTCTGCCCGGTGACAAAGAGGCCCGCTTCCGACTTGCCCTCGCGCCGCAGGTTGTCGGCGGCTCCGCTGGTCGGCGAAAAATCGAGGGTACTCAGCACCCCGGTCAGGCGGCGGTTGGCTTCCTCGGGAAACGGCTCGGTCATG includes:
- the mqnE gene encoding aminofutalosine synthase MqnE, whose amino-acid sequence is MIQSRDPEMTPIIAKVEAGQRLSFKEGMVLFDTPDVNALMRLANLVRERQHGDKTYFVHSMRLEFTNICYVGCTFCAFAAHKGEERAWDYDADAVVEQVRAKYEPGLTELHMSSGHHPNRPWSFYPEMVSKLKANFPELQVKAFTAAEIEHLSKISKKPTLEVLRELQAAGLSAMPGGGAEIFADRVRKQVAKNKVKAEKWIQIHREAHSLNMRTNATMLYGHIETLEERLDHMDRLRNLQDETGGFHAFIPLAFQPMGNTLAQNLGKTDYTTGLDDLRNLAVARIYLDNFPHIKGYWVMIGSELTQVSLDWGVSDVDGTIVDEHIAHAAGATSPLGLSKERMINMIQQAGRLPVLRDAYYNELEVYPARVEAAD
- a CDS encoding GNAT family N-acetyltransferase; translated protein: MRHDLTLSDGFYTLRPLQDSDVEPLMQLAAQAPHEYAQMGTSPVLRAYFTAALEAPDQMPFVSLVGGEYAGSTRYMEMHPEHKRLEIGSTWLAPAYLRSGANRALKLLQLTHAFEVMQMRRVEIKTDAVNVRSQTAIAALGAVREGVMRKHMVRTDGSERDTVMFSVTDTEWPEMKARLERRR
- a CDS encoding class I SAM-dependent DNA methyltransferase → MQHAPFTALARVYDAIMADIEYDVWADFILSYAAEAGLSITSALDLACGTGGLTQQLAALKLEVTGLDASPEMLKVAAERMPGVRFVHGDLRTFELGRTFDLVTCVFDSVNNLTADGDLELTLRQMHAHLSPGGLLAFDVNTRIGVRELWEGDSIEGLEPLPDGSQVHYHWSHHYNAEQDVGVVQAFCRVLSEDGETEEFVETHQERGYDPAELAAALGAAGFERWEILEYPDYAPPEADCPRVWVFAWRATDE
- a CDS encoding NAD(P)H-dependent glycerol-3-phosphate dehydrogenase, whose protein sequence is MNETDPLQKMVVLGAGGWGTALAVTLAQTHAEVTLWARREELAAQLRESRINSAYLPGVSLPANVRITSDLSAAVEGADWAFLVVPSVGMSDLLSALPPQLGAVLCAKGLAPAGQRLSELATGLGFGRVAVLSGPNHAEEIGLGLPAATVVASKDAEFARTVQAHLMTPNLRVYTSSDVVGVELGGVLKNVVAVAAGLGDGLKLGDNARASVITRGLREMARYLASQGAQEDTVYGLSGLGDLVATATSRHSRNRAAGEALARGVAPEGGGKVVEGLRTARLLSAWAQESGAELPIVQGVAAVAGGQLSPQEALSALMQREAKAEG
- the wecB gene encoding non-hydrolyzing UDP-N-acetylglucosamine 2-epimerase; the protein is MKKIVLAFGTRPEATKMAPVYTAIQAQSGLTPLILSTGQQRQQLDGALSVFGLTPDEDLQVMTERQTLADLTGKIVPQAGKKLREMGADMVLVHGDTSTTFCVALSAFYEGIPVGHVEAGLRSGSMTEPFPEEANRRLTGVLSTLDFSPTSGAADNLRREGKSEAGLFVTGQTAVDAVRMVAGRAALRPEWQAKLDAGQQLVTITMHRRENLPMMPEMAQALANVARAHPELYFVYPVHLNPAVREAVRPALGNLANVELTDPLDYHDMAPLMAASLLLATDSGGLQEEGAALGVPVAVLRNVTERPEGLAAGVLKLAGNDPAQVEATLLELLGNPATLEQMRASRNPYGDGQAAGRIAQAVAWHFGLAEQPKNWS